The genomic DNA GATCTTCCATTGACAAGTCATTTCTACGCATCTTAAAATATATAACTTCTCAGTAGAATGGTAAAGGTAGACATTTTCTTAGCCAAATCTTTTTTGCTTAAAAAGATATTATCAACCTGGACATCTTTTATAGTAGACTCGGATGAGACGACTATGGTGCTCGCCATTAATTTCTCGATACGCTTCCTCTTCTTACTGCTGACACGGTGTTCACCACTTCCTACTGAATCTGCACAATGTTTATCGTCAGTTGTCGGTTACTATCACCAAAAGATCCTCTGTCAACCCTTGATTCTACATTCATCATTTGACTCTTCTACATAATCAACATTAACAACCACTTCGAACATATATCTATATGCGCCACATTAACGTCCACATCATAATCAACTAACATGTCCATTTCAAATAAAGACTCATTGTTAACAGCATCCTCAGATAGATCCACGTATTCCATATTCAACGACCCATCCATATCGTCTCCCAAATCTAACATACATACATTATTATTCAATAGACTTAATGATTGCACCTCATTGGAAACCGTATTGTATTCATGAATAAACTCAAGTTTGGATGCGAATGTTGGGACATTTTGAACTAGATATGACAGTATCGTACTCCTAGGTTTATGGACTACTGGGTCACTAGTTAAGAAAAAATTGAGATCATCTTGATTACTGATCACAAAGACAAACATTCAACCTAACATTATACAAACACCTTATAACCAATTCAAACTCAACAGAATTTATCCCACTAATTCTATATATTTCCTGTAAAAACTCCTCATACTTTATTCCGACATCGACAATCAACCCTTTCAACTGACCCCTTGTGTATTCTTTCACATCCTCCTTCCATTCACCCCAAAACAAACAAATGTACGAGGCATCcctaaaaaaatcatatataggTTCAACAAACTTAACAAATTTAGACAAAATCTCGGGGATATTGAATAATCTCGTAAAAATATCGATCGGGATTTCAAACCCTCGGTGTAATTATACTCAATCGCAACTGAGATTATTGAATTTCCATTGAAAATGCATAAACACGAAAACATAAATTATCGACCTCAACAACATGCTAAtaactccaacaaatttacaaaaGACGATATCGctacatttaccttgtttttcttGAATGTATGCAAAAAGATGAGACCTGAGGGTTTTGAAGGCTACCAAACACTTGGAAAACTTTTGATCACGTTTAGGAAACTTGTTGAGTAAGCCAACCATCTATTTCCCAAAAAATGGGTaactataataattatattacttTTATATTAATAAGAGCATATTCGTAAAATTCCTTTCCCATCAATCAAATTTGATattcaaaagttaaaataattaaCACAATCTTCGGCCCGATCTAGCCCAAGATGGCTCACGAAAAAACAATTCTACAAGATTTCAAAAAGCATGCTATTTTGAAatgtgaaaactaaaaaaaaaaaagttattttggacaattttttcagttttaatcatatatatttCCTTCATAATGGACAAAAATGTTACAAGTAGATCCAAAGGTTTGACCATAAATGCAATCCCAAAAGTCATCAATCAGAAGCCTTAATATACAACACAATAACTACTCCCACTAAGTTATTACAAATACCTCAAGAGCAGAATCATGACATCTGTTGACGAAGAATCTGAATCATTAGTCCAACTTCACTTCACAAATGGCACTCCAGAAGGCACTTGATTCGCATACTCCTCATACTCATGACCAAAAAACTGTCTCAAGAAGTACTCTTCATATGGAATCCGTTCGGCAAAGAAGTGCCAAACTACAACAGCAAATGCAATGGTTGAAAAGGGATTACAGAGCATGATTTGAGTGCCAACTGCCCACACGAGGAAACCACTGTATCCAGGATGACGAACAAAACTATAGACTCCATGAGTAACTAGCTTGTGATGGTCCTCATGATAGATCTTAATCCGATGAGTAAAACACCGACCTGCAGTTATGATAGCCAGTTTACGGATGATTTCTCCAACTACAACCATTGCGAGGCCTGTCTGACTAACCCACCAGTATTCCTTCAGACTGGGACACAAAATGATTTCAAGAAAGTACTCTAAGAAAGATAAGATCATTGCCAACAGATAGTTTTTGCTAATCAGAAGGGACGTTAGAGTAACATTCGACCTCCCATGAATTCCAACTGCTAAAATATATTCAGAACTGTGGAAGAAGATGATTGCAAACATCATTTGAGACAAATGTCTGCATGCTGTGTAACTGAATATTTCTGTCATGTTTTGTGAACCCAAAGTAAACTACGGCCTCTTGTACCAAAAAAGAATTCGAAATGTATTTGGGTACTGCACTAAAGTTTGCAGGTATTATAGGATCTTAGTTCAGACCTGAAAATGATGCAGAGCCATATAACACCAACACACAGAAATTCTTATGTACAAAACGCTGGAGATCCTTTATGCACAACATCTGGAAAGGAAAAATATGAACAATTAAACCAAGTTTGTATAACTGAATATGAGGGATGAATTTGATAAATC from Benincasa hispida cultivar B227 unplaced genomic scaffold, ASM972705v1 Contig471, whole genome shotgun sequence includes the following:
- the LOC120069537 gene encoding protein-S-isoprenylcysteine O-methyltransferase B-like isoform X1, which gives rise to MTEIFSYTACRHLSQMMFAIIFFHSSEYILAVGIHGRSNVTLTSLLISKNYLLAMILSFLEYFLEIILCPSLKEYWWVSQTGLAMVVVGEIIRKLAIITAGRCFTHRIKIYHEDHHKLVTHGVYSFVRHPGYSGFLVWAVGTQIMLCNPFSTIAFAVVVWHFFAERIPYEEYFLRQFFGHEYEEYANQVPSGVPFVK
- the LOC120069537 gene encoding protein-S-isoprenylcysteine O-methyltransferase B-like isoform X2, translating into MSISMLCIKDLQRFVHKNFCVLVLYGSASFSEIFSYTACRHLSQMMFAIIFFHSSEYILAVGIHGRSNVTLTSLLISKNYLLAMILSFLEYFLEIILCPSLKEYWWVSQTGLAMVVVGEIIRKLAIITAGRCFTHRIKIYHEDHHKLVTHGVYSFVRHPGYSGFLVWAVGTQIMLCNPFSTIAFAVVVWHFFAERIPYEEYFLRQFFGHEYEEYANQVPSGVPFVK